One segment of Nostoc piscinale CENA21 DNA contains the following:
- a CDS encoding TetR/AcrR family transcriptional regulator, translating to MTKNIRSSTLTRTRLIAAASQVFASLGVQGATTREIARVAGVNEVTLFRHFASKEQLLKAVIENALALQLEALAHPETWTQNLSIDLRHYAKLYNSMLEAQEDLIRTFIGEAKRHPEAAKQVIQEAVQPLSEKLIAYLKSCQQNGTVRPELDPTPAVDMFTGMLLAGMLCHNAKLKYKSYTSDEYIDTCVDIFVRGISLSPVPVISGGKINC from the coding sequence ATGACTAAAAACATTCGTTCATCCACCCTCACTCGTACACGTTTAATTGCAGCAGCCTCACAGGTATTTGCCAGTTTAGGCGTGCAAGGCGCAACTACCCGCGAAATAGCTCGCGTTGCTGGCGTAAATGAAGTCACTTTATTTCGTCACTTTGCCAGCAAAGAACAACTCCTCAAAGCAGTTATTGAAAATGCTTTAGCACTCCAGTTAGAAGCTTTAGCTCACCCCGAAACCTGGACACAAAATCTCAGTATTGATTTGAGACACTATGCCAAACTTTATAACTCAATGTTAGAAGCGCAAGAAGATTTAATTCGTACTTTCATTGGGGAAGCTAAACGTCATCCCGAAGCAGCTAAACAAGTTATTCAAGAAGCTGTTCAACCTTTAAGCGAAAAACTCATTGCTTATCTCAAATCTTGCCAGCAAAATGGTACAGTCAGACCGGAACTTGACCCCACACCCGCAGTTGATATGTTTACCGGAATGCTACTAGCAGGTATGCTCTGTCATAATGCTAAACTCAAATACAAGAGTTATACCAGTGATGAATATATTGATACTTGTGTAGATATTTTTGTCCGGGGTATTAGTTTAAGTCCTGTACCAGTTATCAGTGGGGGTAAGATAAATTGCTAA
- a CDS encoding DUF6825 family protein, with protein sequence MSNPLLQAFFVGRAVAEVINERLEVALTDALSELGKFDAEAREQLRQFTEEVTVRANRAAEAANVGQTTTVGEDPVDLQANIDELRAEIALLRNELQRYRSSSV encoded by the coding sequence ATGAGTAACCCCCTTTTACAAGCCTTTTTTGTAGGCAGAGCAGTAGCAGAAGTGATTAACGAGCGCCTAGAGGTTGCCTTGACTGATGCGCTCAGTGAACTAGGTAAATTTGATGCCGAAGCCAGAGAGCAACTGCGTCAGTTTACAGAAGAAGTCACAGTCAGAGCAAATCGGGCGGCAGAGGCGGCTAATGTTGGTCAAACCACAACAGTAGGAGAAGACCCAGTTGATTTGCAAGCCAACATTGACGAACTACGCGCCGAAATTGCCCTATTGCGTAATGAACTACAGCGATATCGCAGCAGTTCTGTTTAG
- a CDS encoding phenylacetate--CoA ligase family protein, whose product MNANFQQQRATKAFTDFISTPIETLLQRHHNTAGSQTVLTFFRDVAANVPAYQAFLAEKGINPATIQTLEDFQQLPAIAKENYIQRYPLSDLCRNGQLAECDMIAASSGSTGKPTFWPRFFTDELQIAVRFEQIFHDSFFADTRRTLAVICFTLGTWVGGMFTTSCCRYLASKGYPITVITPGNNKEDILRVVQELGGNFEQVVLLGYPPFLKDVIDTGLSRGVQWSQYHIKLVMAGEVFSEEWRSLVADRLGSQNPCYDFASLYGTADAGVLGNETPLSICIRRFLAKNPDAARALFGESRLPTLVQYDPSSRFFEVQNNSLLFSGDNGVPLVRYDILDTGGVITYDAMLEFLAEWNFNPLEALSTHTSAALSVQHSALKTQHSALSTQHLSRGIHPLPFVYVFGRSNFTVSYFGANIYPENVSVGLEQPAVQGWVTGKFVLQVQEDADKNRFLSVVVELAPDVEESEEKRQVITESILVQLLRLNGEFANYVPPEYQTPQVTLTATGDREYFPIGVKHRYTRR is encoded by the coding sequence ATGAACGCTAATTTCCAACAACAGCGAGCTACAAAGGCATTTACGGACTTTATCTCGACTCCTATAGAAACCCTACTACAGAGACATCACAACACTGCTGGTTCACAAACAGTCTTAACATTTTTTCGGGATGTGGCGGCGAATGTACCAGCATACCAGGCGTTTTTAGCCGAAAAAGGCATTAATCCAGCGACTATTCAAACTTTAGAAGATTTTCAGCAATTACCTGCGATCGCTAAAGAAAATTATATACAACGTTATCCTCTGTCAGACTTGTGTCGCAATGGTCAATTAGCAGAGTGCGATATGATAGCCGCTTCCTCTGGTTCTACAGGTAAACCGACATTTTGGCCGCGCTTCTTCACCGATGAACTGCAAATTGCTGTCCGTTTTGAGCAGATTTTTCATGATAGTTTTTTTGCAGACACTAGACGCACCCTAGCTGTAATTTGTTTCACCCTGGGAACTTGGGTAGGAGGAATGTTCACTACCAGTTGTTGTCGTTATTTGGCGAGTAAAGGTTATCCCATAACCGTTATTACTCCCGGTAACAATAAAGAAGATATCTTGCGCGTCGTTCAAGAACTAGGGGGAAACTTTGAACAAGTTGTTCTTTTGGGTTATCCACCATTCCTCAAGGATGTTATTGATACTGGTTTAAGTCGTGGTGTGCAGTGGTCACAATATCACATCAAACTAGTGATGGCGGGAGAAGTATTCAGCGAAGAATGGCGCAGTTTAGTTGCTGACAGACTAGGTTCCCAAAACCCTTGTTATGATTTCGCCTCACTTTACGGAACTGCGGATGCTGGAGTATTGGGAAATGAAACGCCGTTGAGTATTTGCATTCGCCGTTTCTTAGCGAAAAACCCCGACGCTGCTAGAGCATTATTTGGCGAATCTCGTCTACCCACATTAGTACAATATGACCCCAGCAGTCGCTTTTTCGAGGTGCAGAACAACTCATTATTATTTTCTGGCGATAATGGCGTTCCTCTAGTACGTTACGACATCCTCGACACTGGCGGAGTTATTACCTACGATGCAATGCTTGAGTTTTTAGCAGAGTGGAACTTCAACCCACTAGAAGCACTCAGCACTCACACTTCGGCTGCGCTCAGTGTACAACACTCAGCACTCAAAACTCAGCACTCAGCACTCAGCACTCAGCACTTATCAAGAGGAATACATCCCCTACCTTTCGTCTACGTTTTTGGACGCTCTAACTTTACAGTGTCTTATTTTGGTGCCAATATCTATCCCGAAAATGTATCTGTCGGTTTAGAACAACCAGCTGTACAAGGGTGGGTAACAGGTAAATTTGTCTTGCAAGTCCAAGAAGATGCAGACAAGAACCGATTTTTATCTGTAGTTGTAGAACTCGCACCCGATGTTGAAGAAAGTGAAGAAAAACGCCAAGTTATTACTGAGTCAATTTTGGTGCAACTCTTACGCCTGAACGGTGAGTTTGCTAATTACGTCCCCCCAGAATATCAAACACCACAGGTAACTTTAACCGCAACAGGCGATCGCGAATATTTCCCCATCGGTGTTAAGCATCGTTACACACGTAGATAG
- a CDS encoding B12-binding domain-containing radical SAM protein, whose product MKALLLYPQFPQSFWSYDRFMEIAGLKAVLPPLGIITVAALLPKEWEIRFCDRNVNLETEADWEWCNIVILSAMLVQKPDFHALIQKAVRLGKKVAVGGPYPTSIPQDALNAGAHYLILDEGELTVPQFLAALNQGQEQGIFRSLEKPDVSQSPMPRFDLLKRDAYLMMAIQFSRGCPFNCEFCDIITLYGRKPRTKEPQQTIAELQALYDLGWRGSLFIVDDNFIGNQRNVKRFLRELIPWMKQHSYPFTFITEASVNLAEDEELLQLMNEAGFYAVFLGIETPDQESLQLTQKVQNTRSPLVQACQKINQAGILIYAGFILGFDGERPGAGEQIQAFVEQTNIPQPMLGILQALPNTALWNRLQKEQRLLENQGIGATEVGDQNTLMNFIPTRSIDEIAREYVEGLWNLYEPRNYLRRCFQQCLSLGSLAGRKQTMQLSPGKALRLVVQLIWLQGLRQPEIRVQFWQQLWAILLTKPQVLNMYLGLCAAGEHFWEYRVLARQRITQQLGYDPLTVSALPQQEPVLVK is encoded by the coding sequence ATGAAAGCATTATTACTCTACCCTCAGTTTCCCCAGTCTTTTTGGTCTTATGATCGCTTCATGGAAATCGCCGGACTTAAAGCCGTTTTACCACCACTAGGAATTATCACAGTTGCAGCACTACTACCCAAAGAATGGGAAATTAGATTTTGCGATCGCAACGTCAATCTGGAAACAGAAGCTGATTGGGAGTGGTGCAATATTGTCATCTTGTCGGCCATGCTAGTGCAGAAACCAGATTTTCATGCCCTGATTCAAAAAGCAGTGCGCTTAGGTAAAAAAGTAGCAGTCGGTGGCCCTTACCCAACATCTATTCCACAAGATGCTTTGAACGCTGGAGCGCATTATTTAATTTTGGATGAGGGGGAATTAACTGTTCCTCAGTTTTTAGCAGCTCTCAATCAAGGTCAAGAACAAGGAATATTTCGCTCCCTCGAAAAACCTGATGTTAGCCAAAGCCCGATGCCCCGTTTTGACTTGCTAAAGCGGGACGCTTACTTAATGATGGCTATCCAGTTTTCTCGCGGTTGCCCCTTTAACTGCGAGTTTTGCGATATTATTACACTCTACGGTCGCAAACCACGCACAAAAGAGCCTCAGCAAACCATCGCTGAGTTACAAGCTCTGTATGATTTAGGCTGGCGAGGGTCACTATTTATTGTTGACGATAACTTTATTGGCAATCAACGAAACGTCAAACGTTTTTTGCGAGAGTTGATTCCTTGGATGAAACAGCACTCCTATCCCTTCACATTCATCACTGAAGCTTCTGTGAATTTAGCCGAAGATGAAGAACTGTTGCAATTAATGAATGAAGCAGGTTTTTATGCGGTCTTTCTCGGTATAGAAACTCCTGACCAAGAAAGTTTGCAATTAACACAAAAAGTGCAGAATACTCGTAGTCCTCTTGTGCAAGCCTGTCAGAAGATTAATCAAGCAGGAATACTCATCTATGCAGGGTTTATTCTCGGTTTCGATGGAGAACGTCCAGGCGCAGGAGAACAAATTCAAGCTTTTGTCGAACAAACTAATATTCCTCAACCAATGCTGGGCATTCTTCAAGCTTTGCCCAATACTGCTTTATGGAATCGTCTGCAAAAAGAGCAGCGTTTGTTAGAGAATCAGGGTATTGGTGCAACTGAAGTAGGAGACCAGAATACCTTAATGAATTTCATCCCCACACGCTCCATTGATGAAATTGCGAGAGAATATGTAGAAGGCTTATGGAATTTATATGAACCCAGAAACTATCTGAGACGCTGTTTTCAGCAATGTCTGAGTCTTGGTTCCCTCGCAGGGCGAAAACAAACTATGCAATTGTCTCCAGGAAAGGCATTGCGGCTTGTTGTTCAGTTAATCTGGCTTCAAGGCTTACGTCAACCAGAAATTCGTGTGCAGTTCTGGCAACAACTCTGGGCAATTCTGCTGACAAAACCGCAAGTTCTGAATATGTATTTAGGACTATGCGCTGCGGGAGAACATTTTTGGGAGTACCGCGTTTTAGCTAGACAACGAATTACTCAACAATTAGGCTACGACCCACTCACAGTTTCTGCGTTACCTCAGCAAGAACCAGTACTAGTCAAGTAA
- a CDS encoding ABC1 kinase family protein has translation MEQSYSDKAYRWNRENYSSKRRFVDIWSFVLTFMFKVWRYNKSWSYPGGVTEAKQAARRKAQAIWVRNTLLDLGPTFIKVGQLFSTRADIFPSEYVEELSKLQDKVPAFSYEQVETIIEQELGKKIPELFQSFEPIPLAAASLGQVHKAVLHSGEAVVVKVQRPGLKKLFEIDLQILKGIARYFQNHPKWGKGRDWMGIYEECCRILWEEIDYLGEGRNADTFRRNFRGYDWVKVPRVYWRYASPRVLTLEYLPGIKISQYEALEAAGLDRKLIARQGAQAYLHQLLNNGFFHADPHPGNIAVGADGGLIFYDFGMMGRIKSNVREGLMETLFGIAQKDGDRVVESLVNLGAIAPVDDMGPVRRSVQYMLDNFMDKPFETQSVAAISDDLYEIAYNQPFRFPATFTFVMRAFSTLEGVGKGLDPEFNFMEVAQPYAMQLMTNMNGADSNSFLNELSRQAVQVSTTAFGLPRRLEDTLEKLERGDMRVRVRSIESERLLRRQGSIQLGISYALIISGFTLSATILLVNHYVWLAVVAGLIAAAVSVILIRLLLRLDRYERMY, from the coding sequence ATGGAACAAAGTTATTCAGACAAAGCATACCGTTGGAATCGTGAAAACTACTCTAGTAAACGCCGTTTTGTGGACATTTGGTCTTTTGTGTTGACCTTTATGTTCAAAGTTTGGCGTTATAACAAATCTTGGAGTTATCCAGGTGGTGTAACAGAAGCCAAACAAGCAGCAAGGCGCAAAGCCCAAGCAATTTGGGTGAGAAATACATTACTAGATTTAGGGCCGACTTTTATTAAAGTTGGGCAATTGTTTTCAACTCGTGCTGATATTTTTCCGAGTGAATATGTTGAAGAGTTGTCAAAACTGCAAGATAAAGTCCCGGCATTTAGCTATGAGCAAGTAGAAACGATTATTGAGCAAGAATTAGGGAAGAAAATTCCGGAACTTTTTCAAAGTTTTGAACCGATTCCACTAGCGGCTGCGAGTTTAGGACAAGTACACAAAGCTGTGCTGCACAGTGGGGAAGCTGTTGTCGTTAAAGTACAGCGTCCTGGATTAAAAAAGTTATTTGAAATCGATTTACAGATTCTTAAAGGAATTGCTCGTTACTTCCAAAACCATCCTAAATGGGGGAAGGGACGAGATTGGATGGGGATTTATGAAGAATGTTGCCGCATTCTTTGGGAAGAAATTGATTATCTTGGGGAAGGCCGTAACGCTGATACATTTCGTCGCAACTTTCGTGGTTATGATTGGGTGAAAGTGCCTAGAGTTTATTGGCGTTACGCTTCACCGCGAGTTTTGACCTTAGAATATTTACCTGGCATTAAAATTAGTCAATATGAAGCTTTAGAAGCGGCGGGTTTAGACCGGAAATTAATTGCGCGTCAAGGCGCTCAAGCTTATTTACATCAACTGCTGAATAATGGCTTTTTCCATGCTGACCCCCATCCAGGTAACATTGCTGTCGGTGCAGATGGTGGTTTAATCTTCTACGACTTTGGAATGATGGGGCGCATTAAGTCCAATGTCCGAGAAGGACTGATGGAAACCCTGTTTGGCATTGCCCAAAAAGATGGCGATCGCGTAGTAGAATCACTAGTTAACTTAGGAGCGATCGCACCAGTCGATGATATGGGGCCAGTCCGGCGTTCTGTCCAGTATATGCTGGACAATTTTATGGATAAGCCGTTTGAAACACAATCAGTTGCAGCAATTAGTGATGATCTATACGAAATAGCTTATAATCAGCCATTTAGATTTCCTGCAACGTTTACTTTTGTGATGCGAGCTTTTTCCACTCTAGAGGGGGTAGGTAAGGGCTTAGATCCAGAATTTAACTTTATGGAAGTTGCCCAACCTTATGCAATGCAGCTTATGACAAACATGAATGGCGCTGACAGCAATAGCTTTTTAAATGAACTAAGTCGTCAAGCAGTACAGGTAAGTACAACCGCATTTGGTCTACCCCGCAGACTAGAAGATACCCTGGAAAAATTAGAGCGGGGCGATATGCGGGTGCGGGTGCGTTCTATCGAATCAGAACGCCTATTACGGCGACAGGGAAGTATTCAACTCGGAATTAGCTACGCTTTGATAATCAGTGGATTTACTCTGTCAGCTACCATTTTATTGGTGAATCATTATGTATGGTTAGCGGTAGTAGCTGGCTTGATTGCAGCAGCCGTCTCAGTAATTCTGATCCGTTTGCTTCTTCGCCTCGACCGTTATGAACGTATGTATTAA
- a CDS encoding LuxR C-terminal-related transcriptional regulator produces the protein MVALQDIFRVIAQAEDEQTLRSHISTDISQYFAATRSGLFFFEETHLIDKTILIALSPKYNPVAHYLLERHAPVHEALVVEPKTWKMICPRPDHYHVMAGPIVSNGKLVGALGFTRQQDIPAFDSQNLTDLSAICLHISTWVTVTKSLYPSLQTANLTPREVEIATLVAQGCSNAEISRELWITQNSVKQALKRMFRKLEVSSRTQMLAKLSTATQSQQLPKQQL, from the coding sequence ATGGTTGCATTACAAGATATATTTCGGGTAATTGCTCAAGCTGAAGATGAACAAACATTGCGATCGCACATATCCACAGATATCAGTCAGTATTTTGCTGCTACCCGCAGTGGGCTATTTTTCTTTGAGGAAACTCATCTGATTGACAAAACAATACTAATTGCCTTATCACCCAAATACAACCCAGTCGCACACTACTTACTAGAACGCCACGCCCCAGTTCACGAAGCCTTAGTAGTCGAACCAAAAACATGGAAAATGATTTGTCCCCGTCCTGATCACTATCATGTTATGGCTGGGCCAATTGTCAGCAATGGTAAATTAGTAGGTGCATTAGGTTTTACCCGTCAGCAAGACATACCTGCATTCGATTCGCAAAATCTCACAGATTTGAGTGCGATTTGTCTGCATATTTCTACTTGGGTAACAGTGACAAAATCCCTATATCCTTCTTTACAAACAGCAAATTTAACTCCTAGAGAAGTAGAAATTGCTACCCTAGTGGCGCAAGGGTGTAGCAATGCAGAAATAAGTCGTGAACTGTGGATTACCCAAAACTCTGTTAAACAAGCTTTAAAAAGAATGTTCCGCAAGCTAGAAGTTTCATCTCGCACGCAAATGTTGGCGAAGCTTTCTACAGCTACACAGTCCCAGCAATTGCCGAAACAGCAATTGTAA
- a CDS encoding serine/threonine-protein kinase — translation MTKFYCSKGHVNPAGSRFCLQCGENLQDIPVSYGIQPGLTLSDRYVIVRQIGQGGFGRTYLAEDINRFRELCVLKEFSPQVQTAYVLQKAEELFQREASVLYKLQHPQIPRFRELFRTNLQGKEYLFLVQDYVEGQTYNSLLNTRKQQGLRFTEVEVRQLLQQILPVLDYIHSLGVIHRDISPDNLILRTADQLPILIDFGGVKQVVATVASQYYQPDAAGQTPPPTLLGKIGFAPSEQMQTGAVSPHSDLYALAVTILVLLTGKQPQELLDNYTLTWKWHQEVSLSPMLGQVLDKMLAPRPSDRYQSASQVLQALNPTPINYAVTQPPTPPAPETSATVAVSPSPHINSIPPRPISPSPAPIPQPQSRWTPTKTFVATLAVVGVIGVVWLGTNRHRGDGGKVEPTPTPTVTQPVDASENYSPEEKQRKEKLSDRRQALGIDQSFYVDLVNQIFWRRNPSLQGRTLSNKPEDESLRAKWDSTADELLGKLGFISDQSRRKLGNYTAADRDRWKAAVNNINVGSRALYDLGDAAFYRIFPEQRGRDFMKEPIGQVWHGFVNDQLNAIVNGNAFAKIVFDTGATSETVSGTLKPGSGKVFIAGLAKGQTLDLNLKANSKVLLSIYSPSGKLKLLEDSTKRTLTTELPEKGYYEFVIVSTATTPVDYQLTIAAESPIPVETPTPTPTDTPTETPTPIETPTETPTPVGTEQ, via the coding sequence ATGACTAAATTTTATTGCTCTAAAGGTCATGTAAATCCCGCAGGTAGTCGGTTTTGTCTCCAGTGTGGTGAAAATTTGCAAGATATACCTGTAAGTTATGGTATCCAACCTGGGTTAACTTTAAGCGATCGCTATGTCATTGTTCGCCAAATCGGACAAGGCGGTTTTGGACGCACTTATTTAGCGGAAGATATCAACCGCTTCCGTGAACTTTGTGTTTTAAAAGAATTTTCTCCCCAAGTGCAAACAGCTTATGTGCTGCAAAAAGCCGAAGAACTGTTTCAGCGCGAAGCTAGTGTTCTCTACAAATTGCAACACCCCCAAATTCCCCGCTTTCGGGAACTGTTTCGCACTAATCTGCAAGGTAAGGAATACCTGTTTTTAGTCCAAGATTATGTAGAAGGACAAACTTACAACTCTTTATTAAATACCCGCAAACAGCAAGGGTTACGGTTTACAGAAGTAGAAGTCAGACAACTATTACAGCAAATTTTACCAGTTTTAGATTACATTCATTCTCTGGGTGTAATTCATCGAGATATTTCCCCAGATAATTTAATTTTACGCACCGCCGACCAACTACCAATCTTAATTGATTTTGGTGGTGTAAAACAAGTAGTCGCCACCGTAGCTTCTCAATATTACCAACCAGATGCAGCAGGTCAAACTCCACCACCGACTTTATTAGGAAAAATCGGTTTTGCACCATCCGAACAAATGCAAACTGGTGCAGTATCTCCCCACAGTGACTTATATGCTTTAGCAGTCACAATATTAGTATTATTAACAGGTAAACAACCGCAAGAATTATTAGATAACTACACCCTAACTTGGAAATGGCATCAAGAAGTTAGTCTGAGTCCGATGTTAGGTCAGGTGTTAGACAAAATGTTAGCACCCCGACCAAGCGATCGCTATCAATCTGCTAGTCAAGTTCTGCAAGCCCTGAACCCGACACCAATTAACTACGCCGTCACTCAACCACCAACACCACCAGCACCCGAAACCTCTGCAACTGTCGCTGTCTCCCCTTCTCCTCATATCAACTCCATACCACCCCGTCCGATTTCACCATCTCCTGCACCTATTCCCCAACCGCAAAGCCGTTGGACACCGACGAAAACTTTTGTGGCCACATTAGCTGTAGTGGGTGTGATTGGGGTAGTTTGGTTAGGCACGAATCGCCATCGTGGTGACGGTGGAAAAGTTGAACCCACACCCACCCCGACTGTGACTCAACCTGTGGATGCTTCGGAAAATTATTCCCCCGAAGAAAAGCAACGCAAAGAAAAATTAAGCGATCGCCGTCAAGCCTTGGGAATTGATCAAAGCTTTTATGTAGACTTGGTAAATCAAATCTTTTGGCGGAGAAATCCAAGTTTGCAAGGACGCACCCTCAGCAATAAACCAGAAGATGAAAGTCTGCGGGCGAAGTGGGATAGCACAGCTGACGAATTGTTAGGTAAACTAGGCTTTATCAGTGACCAATCCCGACGGAAACTAGGGAATTATACCGCAGCCGATCGCGATCGCTGGAAAGCAGCCGTAAATAACATTAACGTTGGTAGCCGCGCCTTATATGATTTAGGTGATGCAGCTTTTTACCGTATCTTTCCCGAACAGCGTGGCCGAGATTTTATGAAGGAACCCATCGGGCAAGTTTGGCATGGGTTTGTGAACGATCAACTAAATGCTATCGTCAATGGCAATGCTTTTGCCAAGATTGTCTTTGATACAGGCGCAACGAGTGAAACAGTCAGTGGAACTCTCAAACCAGGGAGTGGTAAAGTCTTCATTGCTGGACTAGCCAAAGGGCAAACCTTAGATTTAAACCTCAAAGCAAATTCCAAAGTTTTGTTATCAATTTATTCCCCTTCCGGCAAACTCAAACTCTTAGAAGACTCGACAAAACGCACTTTAACTACAGAGCTACCAGAAAAAGGATACTACGAGTTTGTAATTGTTTCTACAGCTACAACCCCAGTAGATTATCAACTCACCATCGCTGCGGAAAGCCCCATCCCTGTAGAAACACCCACACCCACACCCACAGACACACCAACAGAAACGCCTACACCGATAGAAACCCCTACAGAAACACCTACGCCTGTGGGAACAGAGCAGTAA
- a CDS encoding methyltransferase family protein has protein sequence MFIFKVLLALFWNLLIFGGLLFIPAGTLFWWRAWIFLGVVSVSVIAVMITVFRENEELWNERLKPFIQEGQPIADKILTSLFVITFFCLIAIIPLDLFQFHLLSKPGKLISSLGLLVFIVGWWIISLSFKENTFAAPVVKHQTDRQQIVIDTGVYSLVRHPMYAGAILLMIGMPLWLESYTAVLYSILPIVLLIVRIQVEEKFLRQELKGYDVYIERVRYKLLPYLW, from the coding sequence ATGTTCATTTTTAAGGTTCTGCTTGCTCTTTTCTGGAATCTTTTGATTTTTGGGGGACTATTATTTATTCCAGCAGGAACACTTTTTTGGTGGCGTGCGTGGATATTTCTTGGTGTTGTTTCTGTTAGCGTGATTGCAGTGATGATCACTGTGTTCCGAGAGAATGAAGAATTATGGAATGAACGCCTCAAGCCATTTATCCAGGAAGGTCAACCTATTGCTGACAAAATTCTTACTAGCCTTTTCGTCATTACATTCTTCTGTCTAATTGCTATTATTCCCCTAGACTTGTTCCAATTTCACTTATTGAGCAAACCGGGTAAACTAATTTCAAGCTTAGGACTGTTGGTTTTTATTGTGGGTTGGTGGATTATTTCTCTTTCTTTCAAGGAAAATACTTTTGCTGCGCCAGTAGTCAAGCATCAGACAGATCGTCAACAAATAGTAATAGACACCGGAGTTTATAGCTTGGTGAGACATCCTATGTATGCAGGTGCAATTTTATTGATGATTGGGATGCCTTTGTGGTTAGAATCATACACAGCAGTTTTGTACTCGATATTACCTATAGTACTGTTAATTGTACGCATTCAAGTTGAAGAAAAATTCTTACGCCAGGAATTAAAAGGTTACGATGTTTATATCGAAAGAGTTCGATACAAGCTTTTACCATATCTTTGGTAA
- a CDS encoding sulfurtransferase: protein MTTNSDYAYPSVIVDTQWLADHLHDPNVRIVEVDTSPELYQNAHIPGSVFWNIFTDLLLPDFKINLDAIAFAKLMARSGITNDTTVVAYGNYPGIGGWIFWLLKVFGHDNVRVLNGGYQKWKSENHPLATELSKFPTTDYQPQAPDHSLRVLHPEVETAIHQQERILLDVRTIQEYNGEWFFNQPPKANERTGHIPGAVHLEHILTLNEDGTFKSFAELKNLYTSQGITPDKEIFPYCAIGGRSGYTWFVLKYLLGYPNVRNYDGSWNEWSRLIDSSAHGKC from the coding sequence ATGACTACAAATTCTGATTACGCTTACCCATCAGTTATCGTTGATACCCAATGGTTAGCAGATCATCTCCATGATCCGAATGTTCGCATTGTTGAAGTAGATACAAGTCCAGAGCTTTATCAAAATGCTCACATACCGGGTTCTGTATTTTGGAATATTTTTACAGACCTACTATTACCAGATTTCAAAATTAATTTAGATGCGATCGCTTTTGCTAAACTCATGGCACGCTCTGGTATCACCAATGATACAACAGTCGTTGCTTATGGCAATTATCCCGGCATCGGCGGCTGGATTTTTTGGTTATTAAAAGTCTTTGGTCATGATAATGTCCGAGTTCTCAATGGTGGCTATCAAAAATGGAAGTCTGAAAATCATCCACTTGCAACTGAGTTATCTAAATTTCCCACCACTGATTATCAACCCCAAGCGCCTGATCATAGTTTGAGAGTATTACATCCTGAAGTTGAAACTGCAATTCATCAACAGGAACGCATTTTGTTAGATGTCCGCACAATTCAAGAATACAACGGCGAGTGGTTTTTTAACCAGCCACCCAAAGCTAATGAACGCACTGGACATATCCCCGGCGCAGTTCATCTTGAGCATATTCTGACACTGAATGAGGACGGTACTTTTAAATCATTTGCTGAGTTAAAAAATCTGTATACCAGCCAAGGTATTACACCTGATAAAGAAATTTTCCCCTATTGTGCGATCGGTGGACGTTCTGGATACACTTGGTTTGTCTTAAAGTATTTACTAGGCTATCCAAATGTTCGCAATTACGATGGCTCTTGGAATGAATGGAGTCGTTTAATAGACTCATCAGCACATGGCAAATGCTGA